Genomic segment of Acidimicrobiales bacterium:
AAAGAGGTGACCGAACCTCTTCATCTCCCCCGCCGGCGCACGTCTCCGTGGACGATGCCGAACGCCAACCACGCCGCCACGAGGACTGCAAGACCCAGAAAGACAATGGTCAGCACCGGGTAGCCGCACACGAAGGCTCCCGATCCCTCAGAGATGAAATCACGGCGCGTCTGTACCCATCGCGCCCGATCCGGTTGCCCTACCCGCCCGTCGAATCCGCCTTGGCCGCGGCCGCCGACCTGCTAGCAGCAGTCTTGGTGGCAGCCGTATTCTTCGCGCGGCTCGCCCGTGGAGCCGCAGGGGCCGCATGATCATGGACATGGGCCTCGCCCTCGTGCTCACGCTCCGCGTCCCGGTGCGGGAAGTGCGAATGGCTCACGGCTGCATGGTTGTGCTCATGCGAGTGGCTGGAGTTGAGATGATCGAAACCGCCCGTCATCTCGTTGTGATTGTGAGTCACGTGAAAGTGATGGTGGGCGTGGATTAGAGCCTCGTGGTGATGCTCCTCCCAATCTCCGGCCGGAGCGTTGTCAGGCATGGTCACTCCCGGTCTCTCGTCGCGGCTGTACCCGCACCATGTCATACCCCAAGCACCGGATCCTGTAGCCAGCTCCTCGCGCCGTGGCTCCACAACTAGGCTGGCCACAATGAGCTCGGATCACGCCGAGCGCGCCCGCGACGTGGGCGTCACCACTGTGGACGCTCTCCGCCGGCGGCTCGCGCGTAAGGCCGCTGCCCTGATTCGGCGCGACAAAGAAGCGGCCGATGTGGCACTGGAACTGGGCCTCATCGACAGGACCTGGCTGGAGGCACCTGACAGTTCGCCCATCTCGACAGCAGCCCCTACCGAGATTCTGGAACGGTTCTGGGAACGTGCTGTCGAGCAGCGACCGTCCAGGATCTCGTCACTTGGCTTGAGCGCAGCCCAGCTCATCGCCGGACGATTGGCACCTTCTTCAGGTCGCCACGAACAGCTGGCCGTGGTGTTCACCGACCTCGAAGGCTTCACCGCGTTCACCGCCGAGTATGGGGACGAGGCTGCCCTGAAGCTGCTCCACGAGCACCACCGCCGAGCAGGTCCGATCGTGAGGAGATCTGGAGGACGGGTCGTCAAGAGGCTCGGGGACGGCCTGCTTTGCACCTTCGTCAACCCCGGAGGCGGCCTCCTCGCGGCGGTCGAGCTCCTGGGAACCGCACCGGAGCCTTTGAAACTCCGCGCGGGGGTCCACGTCGGGGATGCCATCGTCTCCCATGACGACATAATCGGCCACGTCGTCAACGTGGCCGCGCGCGTTGCCGAGACCGCGTCCGGGGGGCATGCAGTCGCCACCCAGGCGGCGATCGAGGCGGCGGGATCGACCCGCGGGGTCGTCCCGGTCGGGCGGCCGAAGAGGCGCCGGCTGAAGGGGATCTCTCAGCCGATCGCCCTGTCCGAGATCCGGGCAGTAGCCGCCACTTGAGTGCTTCAAGGATGCGGCCGTCTTGAAGCGCGTGTCGACCCGGATGAATGTACTGGATTTTCCGGTTTATACGAAAAGTGCGACGATGGTCACTATGACCAGGCCGGGGGAGAACACGAAAACACAGCAAGCGGAAGGCTGCTCGTCCTTCCTTCGGGCACGGGGCGAAGCCTCTGATGGCTGACCGAGCTATGAGGGCGGGTCGCGGGTGGTGGCTGGCGCTGTGCGCCGTGGCCGCACTCGCTCTCCTGCCCGCCCCAGCGATCGCGCTGGCGCACACCCAAACGGCAGCGCAGCCGTTGAAGGCGTTCGGCCGGGTGCCGTGCACAGCGACCGAGGGGGTCCTGTTCTGTGAGGGATCGACACCGGTGACGTCTCCCCCGACAGGGTGCGTCGCGTCGCCGGACAACGTGGTGCCCTGCGACGACCAGGTGTACGACCCAGCCGTCCCCGACACCCGGGTGCCGAGCTGGGACGGCACACCCCTGGACGTCAACGTCACGCTTCCCCTCGGCAGCGACACAAGCCTGCCGCTCATCATCATGATCAGCGGGTTCCCGTCTCAGAAGACCCCGCTGGACTCCGTTGCGGAGTACGCGGGGCTGAGCCCTCTGCAGTGGGCGCTCCGCGGCTACGCCGTATTGAGTTACAGCAACCGCGGCCAGGGTGGATCGTGCGGATGGCCGGCGTCACGCGTCGGCCAACCGGCTTGTGTGACCGGCTGGCAGCACCTCGACTCCATGGCCTACGAGGCGCGCGACACTCAGTACCTAGCCGGGCTGCTCGCCGACCAGGGGATAGTCAACCCGGCGAGTATCGGGGTGACGGGAAGCTCCTGGGGCGCAGGTCAGTCGGTGGAGTTGGCAGCGCTCCGCAACCGGGTGATGCTTCCCGACGGCAAGTTGGTGCCCTGGGTTTCGCCCCAGCGTCACCTGAACATGACGATCGCCGCGGCCGCGCCGATGGCCGCCTGGAGCGACCTGATCCCCGCGGTGATGCCCAACGGGCACGACCTCGACTACACCCTGACCCCGTTCGGTCAAGCCGTCCAACCTTTTGGCGTGGTCAAGGCATCGGTCCTCAACGGCCTCTACGCGGAGCTTCAGGCCAACTCCTACATGCCGCCACCGGGGTTCGACCCGCCCGTCAGCGAGGCGGTACTGGATGCGAACGCCGGGTGGCCACTGCTCACAGACTCCAACCCTCGGGTCGCGCCCGCGATAGCGAACCTCGAACATTTCAACTCCGCCTATTACCTGCCCTACGACGAGTCGCCGGCGCCGACTCTGTGGGCCAATGGGTGGAACGACGACATCTTCCCAGTGAGCCAGGAGCTGAACTGGGTGAACCGGGTGCTCTCGGTCCACCCTGACGCGCAGGTCTCCATGTTCCTGTCCGACATCGGGCACCCGCGCTCACAGAACAAAATGTCCGACCAGACTCTCCTCACCCAGGCGATCATCGCCTGGTTCGCGCATTACCTGCTCGGGGAGAACACGCCGGTGCTCCGCGGCGTGGAGGCGCTGACCACGACCTGCCCTGCGAGCACCCCCTCGGGTGGACCGTATTTCGCGTCGACGTGGCCCGCAATGCACCCCGGCGAGGTGCGCTACCAGGGCGGCGCCGCCCAGACGGTGCTGTCCGCCTCGGGCAACCCGGTCGTCGACGCCCAGATCGATCCGATCGTGGGGCCCGGGGTGTGCGCATCACCGCCGGCGACCTCGACCGCGCCCGGCGCTGCCACGTACGCCTTTTCGGTCCCTGATGGCGGCTTCACGATGATCGGCAGAGCGACCGTGGTCGCAACGCTCACACCGACCCAAGCCGGGAACGCCCCCTACCCGTACATCGCCGCGCACCTCTTCGACGTGGCGCCCGGAGGCCAGACCGAAACCCTGGTCGCGCGACAAACCTACCGGCTGGCGGGATCGGGCCCCCAGGTGTTCCAGCTCTACCCCCAGGCATGGCACTTCGCGCCAGG
This window contains:
- a CDS encoding adenylate/guanylate cyclase domain-containing protein → MSSDHAERARDVGVTTVDALRRRLARKAAALIRRDKEAADVALELGLIDRTWLEAPDSSPISTAAPTEILERFWERAVEQRPSRISSLGLSAAQLIAGRLAPSSGRHEQLAVVFTDLEGFTAFTAEYGDEAALKLLHEHHRRAGPIVRRSGGRVVKRLGDGLLCTFVNPGGGLLAAVELLGTAPEPLKLRAGVHVGDAIVSHDDIIGHVVNVAARVAETASGGHAVATQAAIEAAGSTRGVVPVGRPKRRRLKGISQPIALSEIRAVAAT
- a CDS encoding CocE/NonD family hydrolase, encoding MADRAMRAGRGWWLALCAVAALALLPAPAIALAHTQTAAQPLKAFGRVPCTATEGVLFCEGSTPVTSPPTGCVASPDNVVPCDDQVYDPAVPDTRVPSWDGTPLDVNVTLPLGSDTSLPLIIMISGFPSQKTPLDSVAEYAGLSPLQWALRGYAVLSYSNRGQGGSCGWPASRVGQPACVTGWQHLDSMAYEARDTQYLAGLLADQGIVNPASIGVTGSSWGAGQSVELAALRNRVMLPDGKLVPWVSPQRHLNMTIAAAAPMAAWSDLIPAVMPNGHDLDYTLTPFGQAVQPFGVVKASVLNGLYAELQANSYMPPPGFDPPVSEAVLDANAGWPLLTDSNPRVAPAIANLEHFNSAYYLPYDESPAPTLWANGWNDDIFPVSQELNWVNRVLSVHPDAQVSMFLSDIGHPRSQNKMSDQTLLTQAIIAWFAHYLLGENTPVLRGVEALTTTCPASTPSGGPYFASTWPAMHPGEVRYQGGAAQTVLSASGNPVVDAQIDPIVGPGVCASPPATSTAPGAATYAFSVPDGGFTMIGRATVVATLTPTQAGNAPYPYIAAHLFDVAPGGQTETLVARQTYRLAGSGPQVFQLYPQAWHFAPGHTIELQLQGQDAPYSRPDTLLASITVADLQLRLPTLDPPTCTTILSPAPLVIPSGEVLAPGVAAQPGDTCTGDP